Proteins from a genomic interval of Maniola jurtina chromosome 8, ilManJurt1.1, whole genome shotgun sequence:
- the LOC123867553 gene encoding NAD-dependent protein deacylase-like, with protein sequence MFLSSIRLFNRIVSESIRLNMTLRQSSDMAKFRDHLDVAKEVVILSGAGISAESGIPTFRGAGGYWRKYQASSLATPEAFHTSPSLVWEFYHYRREVAAKAQPNAGHLAIADYEKRNEGKKKITIITQNVDGLHKRAGTINLIELHGNLYKTRCTKCKEVLVNTDSPICEALANRGAPDANVVGSDIPIKSLPHCKIPNCGGLLRPHIVWFGEGLDPNVLEQAEEAMSSCDVCLVVGTSSVVYPAAMFAPQAAQRGAIDAEFNIEPTPATPDFHFYFEGPCGTTLPTALSN encoded by the exons ATGTTTCTTAGCTCAATAAGATTATTTAATAGAATAGTTTCAGAAAGTATTCGATTAAATATGACTTTGCGGCAATCCAGTGATATGGCAAAGTTCCGAGATCATTTAGATGTTGCAAAAGAGGTGGTTATTCTATCCGGGGCCGGAATAAGTGCTGAATCAGGAATTCCAACGTTTAGGGGTGCTGGTGGATATTGGAGAAAGTATCAAGCTTCATCGTTAGCGACGCCAGAGGCATTCCATACTAGTCCAAGTTTAGTTTGGGAGTTTTATCACTACAGGCGAGAAGTTGCAGCGAAGGCCCAGCCTAATGCG ggtcaCCTTGCTATAGCTGATTATGAAAAAAGAAATGAaggtaaaaagaaaataacaataataacacAAAATGTAGATGGACTGCACAAAAGAGCCGGCACAATCAACTTAATTGAACTTCACGGGAACTTATATAAAACCCGCTGCACCAAGTGTAAAGAGGTTTTAGTTAATACCGACTCACCTATTTGTGAG GCCCTGGCTAATCGTGGAGCACCAGATGCTAATGTAGTGGGGTCAGACATCCCAATTAAATCGCTACCCCACTGCAAAATACCTAATTGTGGTGGGCTACTTAGACCCCATATTGTTTGGTTTGGTGAAGGGTTAGATCCTAATGTGCTGGAGCAAGCAG AAGAagctatgtccagctgtgatGTGTGCCTTGTAGTGGGCACATCATCAGTAGTATACCCTGCAGCCATGTTTGCCCCTCAAGCGGCACAAAGGGGGGCAATTGATGCTGAATTCAACATTGAACCTACGCCTGCTACACCAGACttccatttttattttgaagGTCCCTGTGGCACAACACTGCCTACTGCCTTATCCAATTAA
- the LOC123867543 gene encoding ATP-dependent DNA helicase DDX11 isoform X2, giving the protein MNPSFSFPFEPYDIQKKFMNELYFTIEYRKLGVFESPTGTGKSLSICCGALQWLKDTNLKVVEELRKEINQLKLELSTTIGADDWLQEEYEKLKKNQLLVSLQLKLDKIKQREEKFTELKKRVNIQKKSLNKIEHHFPKRDKPNEVGDEKENIEDQDLIVEECQNKDDESDSEETCLDDENDSNTKIYISSRTHSQLSQFVGEIKRTVFSNSTRVVTLASRQHYCINPDVTKLKNVNLINERCLDMQKSKTKSTSVGEEGKVLKKTKTSSCNACPYYNLNNITKLKEQLLVDIMDMEDIVKTGKQLKACPYYASRMALDDAEVVLISHAGIVSSGARSGISLKLQDNILILDEAHGLTAALENAHCAPVSAKQLCSVKTFLEFYINKYQARLSSRNLLQLNQVNFVVGKLLGLVQSKTANDKTGDATIFSLEDFVIKAEIDHLHLRPLVEFCRSTRLAPKLHGFSMRYSQQALEEENKKVEVKKASFKEFLSNMSKKKNQDEVLGDLHKSEIKASNQTNSVPTESSAGSGLYAVLDFLEMLCGRSADGRVLARPGDGGMLKYLLLNVAEHFAQVVQQCRSVIVAGGTMEPVAEFKALLTNNSLEVDRVNVVKCEHVVPPGNVLGVCLSKGPSNIQLNFSYEYRASKDLLNEVGRVLRNVCSIVPDGVVCFVPSYSYEQMLFEHLTSTKVIESISKKKKIFREPKSASEVDQVLHKYAAAIKNKESSDLNGALLLSVVGGKLSEGLNFSDDLGRCVMVLGMPYPNVKSPELQEKMNYLNKSTPGAGSVYYENLCMKAVNQCIGRAVRHANDYACVLLVDERYSRPQTVAALPSFVQKSLKTNCTFGQTIGSIAKFFARHKEKK; this is encoded by the exons ATGAATCCTAGTTTTTCGTTCCCATTCGAACCTTATGATATTCAAAAGAAATTTATGAATGAGTTATATTTTACAATTGAATACAGAAAATTAGGTGTATTTGAAAGCCCTACAGGAACT GGTAAATCTTTAAGCATATGTTGCGGAGCGCTCCAATGGCTTAAAGATACCAACTTAAAAGTTGTGGAAGAATTGAGGAAAGAAATAAATCAGCTAAAGCTGGAGCTTTCAACCACAATAG GTGCTGACGATTGGCTACAAGAAGAGTATgagaaattaaaaaagaatCAACTATTGGTATCATTGCAGTTAAAacttgataaaataaaacaaagggaGGAAAAATTTACTGAATTGAAAAAAAGAGTTAACatccaaaaaaaaagtttgaataaaatTGAGCATCACTTTCCTAAACGGGACAAACCCAATGAAGTTG GTGATGAAAAAGAGAACATTGAAGACCAAGACCTCATTGTAGAGGAATGTCAGAATAAAGATGATGAATCTGATTCAGAAGAAACATGTTTAGATGATGAAAATGATAGCAATacaaaa ATTTACATAAGTAGCAGGACTCACAGCCAGCTGTCGCAGTTCGTGGGGGAGATCAAGAGGACAGTGTTCAGCAACAGCACTAGGGTGGTCACCCTTGCTTCCCGGCAGCACTACTGCATTAACCCTGACGTCACCAAGTTGAAAAATGTTAATCTTATCAATGAACG ATGTCTTGATATGCAGAAATCCAAAACAAAATCAACATCAGTAGGGGAGGAAGGCAAAGTCCTAAAGAAGACCAAAACTAGCAGTTGCAATGCCTGCCCTTACTACAACCTAAACAACATAACAAAGTTGAAGGAACAGCTTTTAGTGGACATTATGGACATGGAAGACATAGTCAAAACTGGCAAACAGTTGAAGGCTTGCCCGTACTATGCTTCTAGAATGGCCTTGGATGATGCGGAG GTAGTTTTAATCAGTCATGCAGGTATAGTAAGCAGCGGGGCAAGATCGGGCATCTCTCTGAAACTACAGGATAATATTCTCATTCTGGACGAAGCGCACGGCCTCACTGCAGCATTGGAAAACGCTCATTGCGCTCCAGTGTCGGCCAAACAACTGTGCTCTGTCAAGACATTCCTAGAGTTTTATATCAATAAATACCAAGCCAGATTGAGTAGCAGGAATCTGTTGCAGTTGAATCAAGTCAATTTCGTCGTGGGGAAGCTTttag GTTTAGTACAGTCAAAAACAGCAAATGATAAAACGGGGGATGCAACAATATTTTCACTCGAAGATTTTGTTATAAAAGCGGAGATAGACCACCTCCATTTGCGTCCGCTAGTGGAATTCTGTAGAAGCACTCGCCTGGCGCCCAAGCTTCACGGCTTCTCTATGAGGTACAGCCAGCAAGCTCTCGAGgaagaaaacaaaaaagttgaagtCAAAAAAGCATCGTTTAAAGAGTTCCTCAGCAACATGTCTAAGAAGAAAAACCAGGATGAGGTCCTTGGAGATTTGCACAAAAGTGAAATAAAAGCATCTAACCAG ACAAACAGCGTACCAACAGAATCGTCCGCCGGTAGCGGGCTGTACGCCGTGTTGGACTTCCTGGAGATGCTGTGCGGGCGCAGCGCGGACGGGCGCGTGCTGGCGCGGCCGGGCGACGGCGGGATGCTCAAGTACTTGCTGCTCAACGTCGCCGAACACTTCGCGCAAGTGGTCCAACAGTGTCGATCG GTGATAGTAGCAGGCGGTACCATGGAACCAGTGGCAGAGTTCAAAGCTTTGCTCACAAACAATAGCCTTGAAGTGGACAGGGTGAACGTAGTCAAGTGTGAACACGTCGTGCCCCCAGGCAATGTGCTGGGCGTATGCCTTTCCAAGGGGCCTTCCAACATTCAGTTGAATTTCTCCTACGAATATCGTGCTTCGAAAGACTTG TTGAACGAAGTTGGCAGAGTATTGAGAAATGTTTGCAGCATAGTCCCGGACGGCGTGGTATGTTTTGTACCGTCGTACTCCTACGAGCAGATGTTGTTCGAACACTTGACCAGCACTAAAGTAATCGAAAGTATCAGCAAGAAGAAAAAGATATTTCGAGAACCAAAGTCTGCCTCGGAAGTAGATCAG GTTTTACATAAATATGCCGCAGcgataaagaataaagaatcaTCGGATCTCAATGGCGCACTTTTATTGAGCGTCGTTGGAGGAAAATTGAGTGAAGGATTGAATTTCAG TGATGATTTAGGTCGCTGTGTGATGGTACTAGGCATGCCGTATCCGAATGTCAAATCACCAGAGCTTCAGGAGAAAATGAATTATCTCAATAAATCGACCCCTGGAGCAGGCAGTGTTTACTATGAAAACCTATGTATGAAGGCAGTCAACCAGTGTATTG GAAGAGCAGTTCGTCACGCTAATGATTATGCGTGTGTTTTGTTGGTGGACGAGAGATATTCGCGGCCTCAAACTGTAGCAGCGCTGCCCTCTTTTGTACAG AAATctttgaaaaccaactgcacatTTGGACAGACTATTGGGAGTATAGCCAAGTTTTTTGCAAGGCATAAAGAGAAGAAGTAA
- the LOC123867543 gene encoding ATP-dependent DNA helicase DDX11 isoform X1 — MNPSFSFPFEPYDIQKKFMNELYFTIEYRKLGVFESPTGTGKSLSICCGALQWLKDTNLKVVEELRKEINQLKLELSTTIGADDWLQEEYEKLKKNQLLVSLQLKLDKIKQREEKFTELKKRVNIQKKSLNKIEHHFPKRDKPNEVDKSNEAGDVKDCDEKENIEDQDLIVEECQNKDDESDSEETCLDDENDSNTKIYISSRTHSQLSQFVGEIKRTVFSNSTRVVTLASRQHYCINPDVTKLKNVNLINERCLDMQKSKTKSTSVGEEGKVLKKTKTSSCNACPYYNLNNITKLKEQLLVDIMDMEDIVKTGKQLKACPYYASRMALDDAEVVLISHAGIVSSGARSGISLKLQDNILILDEAHGLTAALENAHCAPVSAKQLCSVKTFLEFYINKYQARLSSRNLLQLNQVNFVVGKLLGLVQSKTANDKTGDATIFSLEDFVIKAEIDHLHLRPLVEFCRSTRLAPKLHGFSMRYSQQALEEENKKVEVKKASFKEFLSNMSKKKNQDEVLGDLHKSEIKASNQTNSVPTESSAGSGLYAVLDFLEMLCGRSADGRVLARPGDGGMLKYLLLNVAEHFAQVVQQCRSVIVAGGTMEPVAEFKALLTNNSLEVDRVNVVKCEHVVPPGNVLGVCLSKGPSNIQLNFSYEYRASKDLLNEVGRVLRNVCSIVPDGVVCFVPSYSYEQMLFEHLTSTKVIESISKKKKIFREPKSASEVDQVLHKYAAAIKNKESSDLNGALLLSVVGGKLSEGLNFSDDLGRCVMVLGMPYPNVKSPELQEKMNYLNKSTPGAGSVYYENLCMKAVNQCIGRAVRHANDYACVLLVDERYSRPQTVAALPSFVQKSLKTNCTFGQTIGSIAKFFARHKEKK; from the exons ATGAATCCTAGTTTTTCGTTCCCATTCGAACCTTATGATATTCAAAAGAAATTTATGAATGAGTTATATTTTACAATTGAATACAGAAAATTAGGTGTATTTGAAAGCCCTACAGGAACT GGTAAATCTTTAAGCATATGTTGCGGAGCGCTCCAATGGCTTAAAGATACCAACTTAAAAGTTGTGGAAGAATTGAGGAAAGAAATAAATCAGCTAAAGCTGGAGCTTTCAACCACAATAG GTGCTGACGATTGGCTACAAGAAGAGTATgagaaattaaaaaagaatCAACTATTGGTATCATTGCAGTTAAAacttgataaaataaaacaaagggaGGAAAAATTTACTGAATTGAAAAAAAGAGTTAACatccaaaaaaaaagtttgaataaaatTGAGCATCACTTTCCTAAACGGGACAAACCCAATGAAGTTGACAAATCCAACGAAGCAGGTGATGTTAAAGATTGTGATGAAAAAGAGAACATTGAAGACCAAGACCTCATTGTAGAGGAATGTCAGAATAAAGATGATGAATCTGATTCAGAAGAAACATGTTTAGATGATGAAAATGATAGCAATacaaaa ATTTACATAAGTAGCAGGACTCACAGCCAGCTGTCGCAGTTCGTGGGGGAGATCAAGAGGACAGTGTTCAGCAACAGCACTAGGGTGGTCACCCTTGCTTCCCGGCAGCACTACTGCATTAACCCTGACGTCACCAAGTTGAAAAATGTTAATCTTATCAATGAACG ATGTCTTGATATGCAGAAATCCAAAACAAAATCAACATCAGTAGGGGAGGAAGGCAAAGTCCTAAAGAAGACCAAAACTAGCAGTTGCAATGCCTGCCCTTACTACAACCTAAACAACATAACAAAGTTGAAGGAACAGCTTTTAGTGGACATTATGGACATGGAAGACATAGTCAAAACTGGCAAACAGTTGAAGGCTTGCCCGTACTATGCTTCTAGAATGGCCTTGGATGATGCGGAG GTAGTTTTAATCAGTCATGCAGGTATAGTAAGCAGCGGGGCAAGATCGGGCATCTCTCTGAAACTACAGGATAATATTCTCATTCTGGACGAAGCGCACGGCCTCACTGCAGCATTGGAAAACGCTCATTGCGCTCCAGTGTCGGCCAAACAACTGTGCTCTGTCAAGACATTCCTAGAGTTTTATATCAATAAATACCAAGCCAGATTGAGTAGCAGGAATCTGTTGCAGTTGAATCAAGTCAATTTCGTCGTGGGGAAGCTTttag GTTTAGTACAGTCAAAAACAGCAAATGATAAAACGGGGGATGCAACAATATTTTCACTCGAAGATTTTGTTATAAAAGCGGAGATAGACCACCTCCATTTGCGTCCGCTAGTGGAATTCTGTAGAAGCACTCGCCTGGCGCCCAAGCTTCACGGCTTCTCTATGAGGTACAGCCAGCAAGCTCTCGAGgaagaaaacaaaaaagttgaagtCAAAAAAGCATCGTTTAAAGAGTTCCTCAGCAACATGTCTAAGAAGAAAAACCAGGATGAGGTCCTTGGAGATTTGCACAAAAGTGAAATAAAAGCATCTAACCAG ACAAACAGCGTACCAACAGAATCGTCCGCCGGTAGCGGGCTGTACGCCGTGTTGGACTTCCTGGAGATGCTGTGCGGGCGCAGCGCGGACGGGCGCGTGCTGGCGCGGCCGGGCGACGGCGGGATGCTCAAGTACTTGCTGCTCAACGTCGCCGAACACTTCGCGCAAGTGGTCCAACAGTGTCGATCG GTGATAGTAGCAGGCGGTACCATGGAACCAGTGGCAGAGTTCAAAGCTTTGCTCACAAACAATAGCCTTGAAGTGGACAGGGTGAACGTAGTCAAGTGTGAACACGTCGTGCCCCCAGGCAATGTGCTGGGCGTATGCCTTTCCAAGGGGCCTTCCAACATTCAGTTGAATTTCTCCTACGAATATCGTGCTTCGAAAGACTTG TTGAACGAAGTTGGCAGAGTATTGAGAAATGTTTGCAGCATAGTCCCGGACGGCGTGGTATGTTTTGTACCGTCGTACTCCTACGAGCAGATGTTGTTCGAACACTTGACCAGCACTAAAGTAATCGAAAGTATCAGCAAGAAGAAAAAGATATTTCGAGAACCAAAGTCTGCCTCGGAAGTAGATCAG GTTTTACATAAATATGCCGCAGcgataaagaataaagaatcaTCGGATCTCAATGGCGCACTTTTATTGAGCGTCGTTGGAGGAAAATTGAGTGAAGGATTGAATTTCAG TGATGATTTAGGTCGCTGTGTGATGGTACTAGGCATGCCGTATCCGAATGTCAAATCACCAGAGCTTCAGGAGAAAATGAATTATCTCAATAAATCGACCCCTGGAGCAGGCAGTGTTTACTATGAAAACCTATGTATGAAGGCAGTCAACCAGTGTATTG GAAGAGCAGTTCGTCACGCTAATGATTATGCGTGTGTTTTGTTGGTGGACGAGAGATATTCGCGGCCTCAAACTGTAGCAGCGCTGCCCTCTTTTGTACAG AAATctttgaaaaccaactgcacatTTGGACAGACTATTGGGAGTATAGCCAAGTTTTTTGCAAGGCATAAAGAGAAGAAGTAA
- the LOC123867543 gene encoding ATP-dependent DNA helicase DDX11 isoform X3, producing the protein MTASLLCADDWLQEEYEKLKKNQLLVSLQLKLDKIKQREEKFTELKKRVNIQKKSLNKIEHHFPKRDKPNEVDKSNEAGDVKDCDEKENIEDQDLIVEECQNKDDESDSEETCLDDENDSNTKIYISSRTHSQLSQFVGEIKRTVFSNSTRVVTLASRQHYCINPDVTKLKNVNLINERCLDMQKSKTKSTSVGEEGKVLKKTKTSSCNACPYYNLNNITKLKEQLLVDIMDMEDIVKTGKQLKACPYYASRMALDDAEVVLISHAGIVSSGARSGISLKLQDNILILDEAHGLTAALENAHCAPVSAKQLCSVKTFLEFYINKYQARLSSRNLLQLNQVNFVVGKLLGLVQSKTANDKTGDATIFSLEDFVIKAEIDHLHLRPLVEFCRSTRLAPKLHGFSMRYSQQALEEENKKVEVKKASFKEFLSNMSKKKNQDEVLGDLHKSEIKASNQTNSVPTESSAGSGLYAVLDFLEMLCGRSADGRVLARPGDGGMLKYLLLNVAEHFAQVVQQCRSVIVAGGTMEPVAEFKALLTNNSLEVDRVNVVKCEHVVPPGNVLGVCLSKGPSNIQLNFSYEYRASKDLLNEVGRVLRNVCSIVPDGVVCFVPSYSYEQMLFEHLTSTKVIESISKKKKIFREPKSASEVDQVLHKYAAAIKNKESSDLNGALLLSVVGGKLSEGLNFSDDLGRCVMVLGMPYPNVKSPELQEKMNYLNKSTPGAGSVYYENLCMKAVNQCIGRAVRHANDYACVLLVDERYSRPQTVAALPSFVQKSLKTNCTFGQTIGSIAKFFARHKEKK; encoded by the exons GTGCTGACGATTGGCTACAAGAAGAGTATgagaaattaaaaaagaatCAACTATTGGTATCATTGCAGTTAAAacttgataaaataaaacaaagggaGGAAAAATTTACTGAATTGAAAAAAAGAGTTAACatccaaaaaaaaagtttgaataaaatTGAGCATCACTTTCCTAAACGGGACAAACCCAATGAAGTTGACAAATCCAACGAAGCAGGTGATGTTAAAGATTGTGATGAAAAAGAGAACATTGAAGACCAAGACCTCATTGTAGAGGAATGTCAGAATAAAGATGATGAATCTGATTCAGAAGAAACATGTTTAGATGATGAAAATGATAGCAATacaaaa ATTTACATAAGTAGCAGGACTCACAGCCAGCTGTCGCAGTTCGTGGGGGAGATCAAGAGGACAGTGTTCAGCAACAGCACTAGGGTGGTCACCCTTGCTTCCCGGCAGCACTACTGCATTAACCCTGACGTCACCAAGTTGAAAAATGTTAATCTTATCAATGAACG ATGTCTTGATATGCAGAAATCCAAAACAAAATCAACATCAGTAGGGGAGGAAGGCAAAGTCCTAAAGAAGACCAAAACTAGCAGTTGCAATGCCTGCCCTTACTACAACCTAAACAACATAACAAAGTTGAAGGAACAGCTTTTAGTGGACATTATGGACATGGAAGACATAGTCAAAACTGGCAAACAGTTGAAGGCTTGCCCGTACTATGCTTCTAGAATGGCCTTGGATGATGCGGAG GTAGTTTTAATCAGTCATGCAGGTATAGTAAGCAGCGGGGCAAGATCGGGCATCTCTCTGAAACTACAGGATAATATTCTCATTCTGGACGAAGCGCACGGCCTCACTGCAGCATTGGAAAACGCTCATTGCGCTCCAGTGTCGGCCAAACAACTGTGCTCTGTCAAGACATTCCTAGAGTTTTATATCAATAAATACCAAGCCAGATTGAGTAGCAGGAATCTGTTGCAGTTGAATCAAGTCAATTTCGTCGTGGGGAAGCTTttag GTTTAGTACAGTCAAAAACAGCAAATGATAAAACGGGGGATGCAACAATATTTTCACTCGAAGATTTTGTTATAAAAGCGGAGATAGACCACCTCCATTTGCGTCCGCTAGTGGAATTCTGTAGAAGCACTCGCCTGGCGCCCAAGCTTCACGGCTTCTCTATGAGGTACAGCCAGCAAGCTCTCGAGgaagaaaacaaaaaagttgaagtCAAAAAAGCATCGTTTAAAGAGTTCCTCAGCAACATGTCTAAGAAGAAAAACCAGGATGAGGTCCTTGGAGATTTGCACAAAAGTGAAATAAAAGCATCTAACCAG ACAAACAGCGTACCAACAGAATCGTCCGCCGGTAGCGGGCTGTACGCCGTGTTGGACTTCCTGGAGATGCTGTGCGGGCGCAGCGCGGACGGGCGCGTGCTGGCGCGGCCGGGCGACGGCGGGATGCTCAAGTACTTGCTGCTCAACGTCGCCGAACACTTCGCGCAAGTGGTCCAACAGTGTCGATCG GTGATAGTAGCAGGCGGTACCATGGAACCAGTGGCAGAGTTCAAAGCTTTGCTCACAAACAATAGCCTTGAAGTGGACAGGGTGAACGTAGTCAAGTGTGAACACGTCGTGCCCCCAGGCAATGTGCTGGGCGTATGCCTTTCCAAGGGGCCTTCCAACATTCAGTTGAATTTCTCCTACGAATATCGTGCTTCGAAAGACTTG TTGAACGAAGTTGGCAGAGTATTGAGAAATGTTTGCAGCATAGTCCCGGACGGCGTGGTATGTTTTGTACCGTCGTACTCCTACGAGCAGATGTTGTTCGAACACTTGACCAGCACTAAAGTAATCGAAAGTATCAGCAAGAAGAAAAAGATATTTCGAGAACCAAAGTCTGCCTCGGAAGTAGATCAG GTTTTACATAAATATGCCGCAGcgataaagaataaagaatcaTCGGATCTCAATGGCGCACTTTTATTGAGCGTCGTTGGAGGAAAATTGAGTGAAGGATTGAATTTCAG TGATGATTTAGGTCGCTGTGTGATGGTACTAGGCATGCCGTATCCGAATGTCAAATCACCAGAGCTTCAGGAGAAAATGAATTATCTCAATAAATCGACCCCTGGAGCAGGCAGTGTTTACTATGAAAACCTATGTATGAAGGCAGTCAACCAGTGTATTG GAAGAGCAGTTCGTCACGCTAATGATTATGCGTGTGTTTTGTTGGTGGACGAGAGATATTCGCGGCCTCAAACTGTAGCAGCGCTGCCCTCTTTTGTACAG AAATctttgaaaaccaactgcacatTTGGACAGACTATTGGGAGTATAGCCAAGTTTTTTGCAAGGCATAAAGAGAAGAAGTAA